In the genome of Candida dubliniensis CD36 chromosome 3, complete sequence, the window tttttcttgactTTTTACCAAGTTAGATTTGTAGTTGGCTGCCACTGAGGCATATGTTGTAGagttttgattaattgattgtgTAGTTTGAGATGGGGTAGTATTGTCCACAACTTTGTTTGTTGCGGTTTCCGGTGTAAAGTATTCTTCAGTACTGAAGTTTTTAAAAGCATGATATGGACCTTTGGAGATCTTTCCTTCTTcgttttcttcttctgatGGGTATTCAGATGAATCAGTATCCATCTGGTCTGATTCTGGAAAGTCAGCCCACGACTCGTGCGCATTTGTTTGTGTATTGAATTCGACGTTGTTGGAAACACCATCGGTCGACGATGATTTCCGATCTTGACCACCATCTAACGGCAGCTCTTGAAAATTCCCAGGGGGATTCTCTTGAGTCTGCTGAGGCAGATGATCACCTCTAGCTgtaaaattaaaatcattaacaCCTTTTTCAGccataataattttttttttttttttctcctttCAATCCTTTAACAAAAATGATTATTGGAATTTCTATAGTGGTGGTTATTGTTTACGTTAGAATTTCTtacaattgatattttaaatatatatatatatatatatataaaagaagaagttaaACTCTTGGTTTAATGATATGGGAAAGATTGGCAAACTTGATATTATTACCtagaagaattgatttgatgAAGACTTTGATAGTTCCACCTCATCTATTTATAAACAActtatataaataataataaagtatcaaatcaaatcaccTAATTAACAGTTATAATTGATGTTGAATGATTAATgtaaattatataaatccATTCATTGCAAAAAGGGATAGACACAGAGagagagaagaaaaaaaaaaaataaaaaaatccaCCACCCTCCCTCCCCGTCAATATAGATTTGGTTCTTGAACAGTTATTAATCCACCTTGgatgaatcaatttattataactACTCAACCTACCAAACGACGAGTATGTTTATTAACACCCCAGTTTCAAAGTATCcatttatctttttttttttttttttttactaaCAATTAACCTCCCTCTGCCCTCCCCCCTTGCCCACTTCAGAAAGCAGTTTTAGCATGTTTAAATTGTCGGAAATCTCATCGTAAATGTATTTTAcaaactaataataatcaaaattcATGTCAATCAtgtattgataaatcaattgaatgtAAATGGACATCTCAACAATCACAAAAATatagtactactactagtattagtaagaagaaatttgaaagatttaaacaagaagaacaaaTATATTCTACTGTTGTTGCATCAGAAaatcaccatcaccaacaaTTGGGTGATGGTGGTagaggtggtggtggaggttGTGggaaatttcaatttatatgTTCAACTCATCCAATAGCTTCATTTTTAAGTACTGATAAATTTTTATGTTTTGATGGTGATaaatttggattatttAATCCTTGGAGAAGTTCACCCAATATTGAGACTaatactattactactggTTCTACTGGTTCTGCAATTGAAGATGAGAATCCAAATTTAACTGAATATTTAAATCGAGAAGGAGCTTTCATATTACCACCAATTAATGAACAACGACAATTAAtggaaatttttattaataaaatatatccATTTTTCCCTGTTATAGATATTTGTGATAAAgattcattaaataaattttcaccattattattaaattcaatttttttagttgCATCAAGATGtttatcaaatgaaaataatataaatataaatataaatataagaCAACGATGtcaagaattatttgaaagatgtaaattattagaacttaatgaaaataataaaattgctttaattcaatcatttttattgatgTCAATTCATGAAGAAGGTATAAATGGAAGTTCATTATCTAAAGAATATATTACTAGAGCTTGTAATTTATGTGGAGATTTAGGTATTACTACATTAAGTGGATCAAATGGAACAGTTCAAGATACTCAACATCGAGTTTATAAAAAACTTTATTATGGAGAATCTATTTTAACAAGATTATTTTGGATTTCTTATTGTTGTGATATATTAAGTGCTGCTACTCATGCAAGAGAAGTATATTATAATATGAATGATGTATTTATTGGTGATGTACCTAAAGAATTTCCTGAATTGACaatatttgttgaattacTGACATTACTTTATCGTACTTTGGGGAGTCATTATCGACCTCATAAAGGTagaattattgatgaaaaattatccactgatataattaattggcaatcatcatcaataaatcatcatccatggttgaaattattacattCTTATATTTGTATGATAAATTTACGTTGTGAATTAGATCCTATAACATTAGATCCAATAGTGGTGAAATCATTACAtgaacaatttattaatgttgCCAAATGTGATCCattttggtttaaattTCATATTGTTGGTGTCCATAGTTTATTACATGTaacttcattattaaatgttttaggaaatgataatgatgatctaaataataatattcgAAAATCATTGGAagatttaaaagaaatatgGTGGCTTGCAGCTTCTGGtcttaaattatttgacaAGTAGATGACTagctatatatatatatatatatatatatatatatatatatatatatgggAGCTTTTTGTCTTTCTAATAAACATTATTTGTACTTAA includes:
- a CDS encoding zinc finger transcription factor, putative (spliced gene;~possibly fungus-specific), with amino-acid sequence MNQFIITTQPTKRRKAVLACLNCRKSHRKCILQTNNNQNSCQSCIDKSIECKWTSQQSQKYSTTTSISKKKFERFKQEEQIYSTVVASENHHHQQLGDGGRGGGGGCGKFQFICSTHPIASFLSTDKFLCFDGDKFGLFNPWRSSPNIETNTITTGSTGSAIEDENPNLTEYLNREGAFILPPINEQRQLMEIFINKIYPFFPVIDICDKDSLNKFSPLLLNSIFLVASRCLSNENNINININIRQRCQELFERCKLLELNENNKIALIQSFLLMSIHEEGINGSSLSKEYITRACNLCGDLGITTLSGSNGTVQDTQHRVYKKLYYGESILTRLFWISYCCDILSAATHAREVYYNMNDVFIGDVPKEFPELTIFVELSTLLYRTLGSHYRPHKGRIIDEKLSTDIINWQSSSINHHPWLKLLHSYICMINLRCELDPITLDPIVVKSLHEQFINVAKCDPFWFKFHIVGVHSLLHVTSLLNVLGNDNDDLNNNIRKSLEDLKEIWWLAASGLKLFDK